A single genomic interval of Gossypium raimondii isolate GPD5lz chromosome 11, ASM2569854v1, whole genome shotgun sequence harbors:
- the LOC105804630 gene encoding uncharacterized protein LOC105804630 yields the protein MSIPPSSATPPASSSSSQFTYQTTANQSYFPLPFHLQQQPQHYASAPPSVSVAPAPVYPASVAPVPGVYSLPQYQQAQQLFQRDAQIVTPEALESVKAALASSEIEHKAETKKKAIPRKAAGQSWEDPTLAEWPENDFRLFCGDLGNEVNDDVLSKAFARFPSFNMAKVVRDKRTGKTKGYGFVSFANPSDLAAALKEMNGKYVGNRPIKLRKSNWKERIDQDALVRQKNHYQKKPKLQKKGILHK from the exons ATGTCGATACCTCCCTCTTCCGCTACACCTCCTGCTTCCTCATCCTCTTCTCAATTCACCTACCAAACGACGGCAAATCAATCGTATTTTCCTTTGCCCTTTCATCTCCAGCAACAGCCCCAGCATTATGCCTCCGCGCCCCCCTCCGTTTCCGTCGCCCCGGCTCCTGTCTACCCTGCCTCTGTTGCTCCCGTACCCGGCGTCTATTCTCTCCCTCAATACCAACAG GCCCAACAGTTATTTCAAAGGGATGCTCAAATAGTTACCCCAGAAGCACTAGAGAGCGTAAAGGCTGCTCTTGCAAGCAGTGAGATTGAGCACAAAGCAGAAACTAAGAAGAAAGCGATCCCACGGAAAGCTGCTGGTCAGTCATGGGAGGATCCAACGCTTGCTGAGTGGCCAGAAA ATGACTTTCGCTTATTTTGTGGTGATCTTGGTAATGAGGTTAATGATGATGTTCTTTCAAAAGCTTTTGCTCGATTTCCTTCATTTAACATGGCTAAA GTTGTTAGAGATAAACGGACTGGCAAAACAAAGGGCTACGGGTTCGTTAGCTTTGCTAACCCTTCTGACCTTGCAGCTGCACTTAAAGAGATGAACG GTAAATATGTGGGAAATAGACCAATCAAGCTTCGAAAGAGTAACTGGAAGGAGAGGATAGATCAGGATGCCCTTGTGAGACAGAAA AACCATTATCAGAAAAAGCCAAAGCTACAGAAGAAAGGGATATTGCACAAGTGA